In Saimiri boliviensis isolate mSaiBol1 chromosome 13, mSaiBol1.pri, whole genome shotgun sequence, the genomic window ATTGTCATCAAGTATTCCATATTACCTTTTTTGTTGGTACCTTTGTTCCAGGGAGAAAGTAAGaataaaaacacacatgcaaGGCACTGCACATACAGGAGGCCTCTGAGAGCCACTACCAGACCTCTGTGTCCCCCAAAGCAGATGCCCTCTTGTAAGCATCTCCTGTGGCAGGTGTAACACCCCCTGATAGCTCCTGCTCAGGTGCATGTGGGTCTCAAAGAACTGGTCCTTATAATGGTCAAACATGAGTGATTTGAGAGTAAGTAAACTAGAATTCATTCAAAGTGATCTCTAGAGTAATGTCCCTCTAACCCACTGGCATTCCAGGATGCTTTCTTGAGTGGAGCAAAGCATTTGGAGAGACTGTTTGAGCCCTGAGAGGTGTACAGAGCCCCTGTTCCCCACCCCTTGGGGACGTGCAGCACCAGTATCTGTTGGCCATGTGCACATCCACTCACATGTTGCAATGGAAGAGGACTGCAAGGAAGTATTCAGTACATGTATAGTGAAGTCGTGAATGAACAGCCGGGTGAATGCCGCTTTCCTTTTGGTTGTTCTTACCAGGAAACAGCCTACAAGACAGGGAATGCATTTCAGCCTGTGTGAAATTATTAACAAAGTTTTGTTCCTATTGCTCAAGATTCTGTGAACTACTTTAAGTATTATCTTATTTCACAgcttattttgaataatacaatGCAAGCATTAGCCGAGAACATCAGTGCCTTCATTGCTGAGATTAAAATTGGTCCTATAATGAGGATGCAGGAATGCTGCCATCTGAGCAGAAACCAGCTGTTTAGTGAGCCCCCTTCTCCCTGAAAATGTTCCCCCTAGCATGTGGAGTGAGGAGACCCCCCACCCTAGACAAGGGGGACACATCTTTGTACTCAGCTATCTGCAGTCTCTCCATTGGCACAGGTCCCTTGGAGGGCACCAATCACAGAGTTAAACCCTTGTTTGACATAGAGATGGAGGAGGAGCCAGCAGGCTTCACCAGCAGTGCAAGAGGTTTAAAGGATAAGGACGGTGACCTTGCCAACAGCATGTGACAGCCTTGGTGGAATGGCCAGAGGACGCTGTGGAGTGAGCATCAGCTAACGGTGTATGGGGTGGTTGAGATTCAGCCTTTCTAGAACTCCAGTCAGTCTTCCCGTCTGGGTTttctgcacagcagcctggggcaGTGAGCTGAAGTGCCAGCCCTCTCGGCTGCTGGCCTCAAGCTGTTCCACCACAGCGTCTCGTAGTTATAATGTCCCTATGCACCACGTAGGAAAAAATGTTcctataaaagtaaataaattgagGGAGGGTGTGATTGCCagtaaatagttaaataaattattatgtagcagtaatttttatttgttaattatacctcAAAGCTGGAAAAATTGGTAGTGGTAGAGGAAAGTGCTTATGTTATACACTGTGAAGAAGAGAATACAAAACTCTGGCCACATTATGGTTACAATTGTATAAATTTAATGTATGCAAATTAAGAAGCATTagaaaagcactttaaaaaagaaatctgttcaaGTATTAGGATGATGGGACTTAGatgcattttctcccattttggattttttattttgctgttgcaTTATTCCTGCAAAAAAGCCAGGCAGGAAAAGTTCCCATCTCCAGGCCATCCCATCTGGCAGATGTCCCAAGGCAGGAATGGCCTGAACTCTTCTACTGAGGCcaacctcctcctgctccaggctTGGCTCTCAGGCTTTGAGACTCTCAGGGCAGGACACCTTTTTCCACCCCAGCGAGGAAAATGAATAGGTAACAGTTGTGCCCTTGATTTGAGTGACAGGAGCAGATGGGACCCACACTAGTGCACTGGCCTGGGAAAGGTCCAGGGCTGGCTTGGCCTGGGCAGCAAGGCTGGGGAAGGTGGGGTGGCCAGGAGGAGACCCCAGGGCTGCAGCCATGCCCTGAGTTACCTTTCCCGGCCTCAGGAAGTCTCTGTGGGATGCTTAGAAGGCCTGCTGACAGGCTGGATAAGGCCAATGAGAGAGAGGGAATAGAGAAGAGGGACGCCTGAGTTCACAGGCCCAGAGAAAGAATTTACTTATATTAAACGTGTGTCACGCATGTAGGTCTGGGAAATGCATTATTAAAAATACACGGTCCCAGAGGAACACGCTCAGTGAACTCCAGGGTGCAGAGGGGCAGCACCAGGATACGGGTGGATTTGGGGCCCTAGAATGGCTTTGGTTGTGTGCGGTACAAGGGAGAATGTATACATGGATTACGTATgtagtttttttaaatacacatatagAGGAAAAGATGAGACAAGTCTGATGAGATGTCAACAGCAACAATTCTTAGTTATGGATGCTGTGGGAAGAGAGCCctttaactgggcatggtggcgctggcctgtaatttcagcactttagcaggctgaggcaggatcacttaagcccagaagtccaagatcagcttgggcagcatagcgagaccctcatctcaatagatggattagatggatggacagatacaGATATCTAGATACATAGAGATATTTAGATAGCTCGATACCCTTGATTGTTTGATGAATGGATAAGTTGGATAGGTAGAGACAAATGGATAGAGATAGATTAAATGGATAGattagatggatgaatggatagatagaaaTAGATTAGATAGAGATAGATGGATCAATCCATTGATTAGATAGGTAAGACAGTCCTCGCGTTCAGGGAAGCCGCAGCGAGTGCCACCTAGCTCAGCAGCGTCTGCTCAGACACTCAGTGCCGCAGACCAGGAGGGACACCGGGGTCTCTGGGGGCCGAGGGCTGGGGTGAGGGAGAGAGCAGGCGGCTGAGAGGAGCAGCGGGCACGCCTCGGACTAGGTGGCGGGGCCACCTGTTGGCGTGGGTGCGTCGAGGGGAGCGGGCCCTGGGTCAGCTGAGGGCCGGGCCTCAGGCGCGCCTCCAGGCTGGACTGGGGCTCTTGGCCGGGTTTGCTCGTTTTTGGGAAATAAGGCCACTGGGGACGGTCAGTGGCGTTTTCAGGAACCGCTCAGCCCCGCCGAGTGCCCCGCAGGTGGACCCGGCGGCGCTCCTGGCTGTGGCTAACTGGGCTCCGGCGTGAGGAGCGCCCCTGAGGGCTGGGCGGGCGGAGCCTGGGGAGGGGGAGCCTGGGCCCCGGGCGGTGGGAGCGCTTCCGCCCACTTCCCGCGGTCGCCCCGCAGGCGCCCGACCCGTACCCTCGCCGGTGCGCCCTAGGCCGGGCCCTTCCCTCAGGTTTCAGGCGGTCCCTGAGCCCATGCTTCGTTTCCGCACAGTTGGACCGCCGTATATTTTTGCCACTGATTCCAGGATGTCCCCGAGTATCTCAGGAACGCGCTGTGTTGGACAAACGCGAAGCGCGGTGTTTCTGTCGCGCCGCCCTCGCTACTGGCGCTGGGGCCCTCGGAGGCTCAGTGCTGACCCAGCCCGCCCGTTTCCAAGAGTACCGCAAACGCGGTCTCCTCCTGAGTTCCGGTTCTCCCAAGACGGCCGACAGCCCCGCCCCGCGGACCCTGCAGACAGCCACACTCTAGGCTGAAAACTGTACCACGCGTACTTTTTTTTCCAGCACGCGTGCGGCCTTGGAAAGAACCTTTCGTGAGGCCTGTGGCTGGCCTGTCGCCTTGTCAATCTGGCCAGACGTTTTTGAAAAAGATACTAAGCCACCAGATGTGACGTTGCAGCTGCCTTGTGAATAAGCGGACTGCAGGTGACACTCGCCGTAGGGCGCGGAAGGGCACTCGGGCTTGGGAAGGGGCGTCCACCTGCGAGCGCAGCCGTGCGCTTTGCGCGAGGCCGCCTCCGTCAGGGCTTCCTCAACCCAGCCTGCCCGCGTCGAGCAGCCACCCAATGCGGCTGGACGGTTATCTTGAATGTATTTCAAGCACACAGGTGTAGAGAGTGAGCCATATTCCACTATCCCATCTGGCCAGGAGGTCAACTTTTccatgtgtttctttttgttcGCAGCCTTCCACGTAGACGTGAGGTCTGAAAAGGGACCAGCTCTTTTTCGTTCCACGTTTTAAGCAGATCCCCGTTTCCAGTTGTGGTTCATGTTTTTAGATGCTGCAGGGCTAATGATTTTCCTCTGTTTCTTGTTCCCCActgtcctccccttcccctccgcCAGGAAGGGTGCTTGTGGCCTTCAGACAGCCCCGTACCTCGGCCGGGCGCCTCGGAGGTAAGGGGCCCCAGGAGGTGcgggttggggtggggagagagggagcctgTCCCTGCCAAGTGGGGTGGAAGGGGCAGGGGCATTACCACGTGGGCTGATACTTTTGGACGAAGGCATTGCCTGGAACTTTGGTCAAAAGCAGGAGGGGATTTTTCCTAGAATCTTCCCAGGATTATTCGTTCTAGTCTAAAGCTCCTTACCAAAAACAATTTGTGAATCACTGATCTTTACATGATTCCATAAGCTTCTACTAATGTGCCTTGGCAAGTGTGGGCATAGTTTATAAATATCATAGCGTGATTCATTCCCACATCTCCAAGTGTAATaatggagattttaaaataacatttttttgcCTTCAAGTTAAAAATAATGGTGTGTGAGAAATCAatatctctgtgtatgtgtgtagatatgtgtgtatattaaatgcatgtatatacacatacatacacacacatatacatctatgcatatatgtatgtgtgtgtatatatgtgtatataaaagaGCTGTCTCCTAGAAGAAACTGGGATGGTAGAACAAATGAGAAGATATTGTAAGAAATGTACTACCTGGGttaattttggaaaaagaaattactatAATCATGTCTACTTGAGTacaaaacatttttcatgttAGTGACTAACAATAACTACAGGAAACTTTTATTCAGATTCCAAATAACTGGAAAAGTCtaggagccagaaagaaaaaacagtcattggctgggcatggtggctcttgtctgtaatctcagcactttgaaaggtcaaggcaggtgaatggataatgaggtcagaagttcaagaccagcctggccaagatggtgaatgcaaaaatgcaaaatttaaaaatgcaaaaattagctggacacagtggcagacgcctgtaatcccagatacttaggaggctgaggcagggaaatcatgTGAACCCGGTGGGGGGAGggggcgaaggttgtagtgagctgagatggcactattgcactccagcctgggcaacagagtaagactgtctcaaaaaaagattttttttaataaaaattttttaaaaaagaaaaagcagtcatTTTGGGgggatttgtttaaaaaagtaattgGTAGGGCAATAATCGCTAAGTAAGGAATAAATCGACCCAATGCTTTGTATCTGCTCCACATATCATTGTGTGAAGTTATAATTTCTGCTTATTTGGAGTCCTGGCCaatggtaactcatgcctgtaatcccagcactttaggaagctgaggtgagtcagtcacttaagctcaggagtttgagacaagcctgggaaacatgacaaaaccccatctctctttaaaaaaaaaaaaattagccagtcatagtggcatgcaccggttgtcccagctactcaggatgctgaggtgggagaatcgcttgattccAAAAGGttgaggttgctgtaagccaagatggcgacactgcactccagccaaagtgacagagccagaccctgtctcaacaaaaaagaaaaaattaagcttaaaaaaataaataaaaactcagaGCCCCTTGTTACTTTTCTGAATCATAGGTTGTAGGCTCTAGAGCTGGCAGGGACCTGAGAAAGCAGGCAGCCCTGTCCTGTCCTCATAAGTTGTAGAGAAGCCAAGGCCTGGGCGAGGTCGCTGATGACCGGATCGGAGTGCTGGCCGCATTGCTCTTCACCCTGTGACTCTTGGAGTTCCTAGTGTGTTCTATTTGAGCCCTTGGAAAATGCACATGTAGCACGCACAGAAACTCCCAGGAGCCCAAGCTTTCAATTATCCACGGCTCTCCATTGCTCAGCCCTCCTGGATGCGTTGGGATTTGGCAAGGTGAGTGGTCTGTCATAAGGAACATAAGGAATTAGAAAAGTAAGCTTTTTTCTGGAATTGgattttcctgctttctctggGAGATGGTGTTCAAGCTGGTAAGAACACAGACCAAGTGTGACTGTCCTTGATTCTGCTACATTTACGGTCATCATTGCGCCCAAACCGTCTTCAagcctctcttttcctttcagatCATGCATGCCCCGCGGTCCAGGGACAGGTTCACAGCTCCGTCCTTCATCCAGAGGGATCGCTTCAGCCGCTTCCAGCCCACCTACCCCTATGTGCAGCACGAGATTGATCTTCCTCCCACCATCTCCTTGTCCGATGGTGAAGAGCCACCTCCTTACCAGGGGCCCTGCACCCTGCAGCTCCGGGACCCTGAACAGCAGATGGAACTCAACCGAGAGTCCGTGAGGGCCCCACCCAACCGAACCATATTTGACAGTGATTTGATAGACATTGCTATGTATAGTGGGGGCCCGTGCCCACCGAGCAGCAACTCGGGTATCAGTGCATCCACCTGCAGCAGCAACGGGAGGATGGAGGGGCCGCCCCCCACATACAGCGAGGTGATGGGCCACCACCCAGGTGCCTCTTTCCTCCATCACCAGCGCAGCAATGCACACAGGGGCAGCAGACTGCAGTTTCAGCAGAACAATGCAGAGAGCACAATAGTACCCATCAAAGGCAAAGATAGGAAGCCCGGGAACCTGGTCTGATTTCCTCCAACGTGCACTTCAGCTGGAGAAAGAAACCAAGGAGGGAAGCGGCCGCTGGGCCCCTCCTGTGCACAGTGTTGTTCAGTTTTACGTGGTACAAATAAGTAAAACCAAATGAGCAAATATGGTCTTTGTTTCTGACTCCTTTTAGGGGAATTGCATGCAAACTAGACTGAAATGATACAAACTTCCACCTGGTCTGACTGCAAACAGTGTTTATTTGGGGACAGGGGTTGGGATGGGGGTGTGGGCAGGGGAAAACAGAGAAAGGGATGCTTTGAAGATATCATGAAATAAAACCCACAGAGGTATTTGGTTTATTTAATTCTGAAAGGAGACTTTGCAGATAAATGAGGCCAGAATGGCCTGTTTTATAATTAGCTGAATGAAGAAGGAaggattattatatattattgtgGGGAAGAACCAGCCAGTTTGCGTTTTCTCCTAAGGTGTGgaacttttattttgcttaaaaagtATGAATCAAAATTCCTGTTTTGTGTGCCAAGGCATAAAGTGGAAGAGTTGGGTGAATGCAAGGAGCTCCTTTGTGTTGTGACGATGTGTGTTCAAAGTTGCACTATCTTAATGTGGAAAATATATACGAGGGAACTGTTTTACGTGAAGTTCTGTATGTTGTCTTTTCACCTGTGGATTGTCATCAGGCCCAAGGAATATCCTGGAGTGGTCCCCAGAATCATCTAAGAACAGATATTTGGGGATGTAGCCTAATATTTTACCAACTTGCATAAAtcaaaaaagtcattattgttGCAGGAGTTCGCATCAAATAGCAGTGCATCGCTGAAGCTTTTGGAGACTTTTGGATGGAAGATAGGGAAGATTAAGTTCCAGCATTTCTGACTTGTTATTTGATTTACTCTGATAATCTTAAGCTGcatattttatgagaaaatgaaCACACGCATTTATGGATCCAGTATCATGCAGTACTGCCCTCATCCTTAAGCAGTGCAATTTCTTCAgtaatttagatatttttcacTATAGCATGaactatattcaaatatataccTTATTTTATgcaataaattgtttaaaatgcaaGGTGGTTATTCTGCATACTGTTGAAATATGTGGCTCCTCAGTATATCCCTATTGCCTCTCCCCTTTCCTTGACAGCTCAGTTCAGTTCTGTAGGGCTGCTCAGTTCACAGGAGGCTCCCCACAGCCACCCCACATCCAGCCTACCCAGAACTTCCTGCAGGAGTGGTGTGGGTGCTGGTTTCTTATGCTTTGGAAGCCCCTAGAAATGATGGAAGAATGCCATGTTGCTGATCATAATAAGCCATTGTATGCCACTAGTATTAGCATAGCATTCTTAGAGGAATGCAGTGCTCAAAACCTACCCAAACTCCTGCAGGATTCTACCAGACCCTTCTCCAGGCCAGCCTTTGTACTGAAGGCAAGAACTGGATGGTCAGAGAACAGTGGAGGGAGCAAGTGAGGTAAGAGCACAGGGTAAAAAGCACAACATGCAGTTAAAATGCAActagaaaactgattttaaatacCATTAGTTTTAATACTCTTGACATTTACAAACATTCATTCTTacgtacaattaaaaaaataactttcttctGCAGACGTAAGCACTGTCTTTTATAAGAGCAGCAAACAAGTTTAGCAGACACTGCGCGTGGAGAAGGGCTTATCTGCAGAATGGTCTGCCATGTGGAGGGTGGgcctctgctttctgcacatacaAGATGAGCTGGAATGATGATTCCATGACTCTGATCTATGCAGCTTTAAAGCCAAAtccacgtgtgtgtgtttgtgtctgtctATGGGTCTTGGAGGTGATCCCTCAGTGTGGTGGCTCTGTGCTATAACTGGAGAGACTGTTCCAAACCCCAAGTCCTGTCTGATCCCGGTCTGTTCCCTTTTGCTTCTTACCTCTGTAGGTAGGTcgctggtttttgtttgttttgaggattGGAATTTCCATTACATTCATCCATTCCACACAGTAGCATCCACAGAACTAGTCAAACTCTTAAATGCAGAGAGAAAAAGCACGGGCACCAGTTGTCAGCTCATGCCTACAACCCTGTGTGGAAGTATATACAGTAGAGGGCCACATTGGAGCTTCGGAGACTGGATTCAGTCTTGTTACAGTGACACTTGGAAGCCCTCTGCAGGAGATAATCCAGCTCTGAGGGCAGAGATTGGTTCGGGTCCAGAGAGGACCTTCCCCAACCCTGGAGATGCCCTGAAGTTTCACTGGCTCTTTGGATTAGCCTTTTTTCCTCTGTCAGGGAAAGACGAGGAGCCCGTTTGCCCGTTGGGCCCTGCGGGCAGGGACTTGCAGTGGATTCCTGGTCAGATGTTCCTGCACATGCGGAGGTGAGAAGGTGATTCCATCATTCCAGTTCTCGCCCGCAGTTTTGGTGAAGCAGGGGACACACCCCACAGCCCTAGCTCTCAAATGGCTTCACGGTCCTTACTTCTCTACCTGCCTCAAGGAGCTCAGAGCAGAGACTTGTGAATTCCTTAGCAACGCAAGTATATAACTGTTTTGCATATGTCCACAGTATTGGCAAGATAATTATGTAATTCAGATTCCTTTCATCATTTTTCAAGAAAGAGGCTCCTCCCATTCACCACCCTAGAGAATTGCCTTTGTTGagtaaagacacatacatatcAAACCATGACTTTGAAAGGTTTTCGAGGCTGGGACTATGTAATGAATTAGTTTAAAAGTGAAGGTCAGACATGAATTAATAGTCAACTTCCCTTCAGCACAAGGAAAAGGTGATTTACACGAGTAGCTCTTTTGAAGGTTGTGGCTGACTTGTTCATACCGTGTCACCTCATGGCTAGCGTGGTGTTGAACGAGTGATCGTGAAGATGCAGCTTACACAGCGGGGCCTATTGTTCTttcaagaattctttttttaGCTTATGTAACCCACGGATCCAGTTTAGTAACCAGTGATGTAGGCAATCAATGATAGGTTTATAATCTCAGATTATTCCAGCAAAGTGTGGCAGCAAAGGATTGCATTGTTAGGAAGAACAGTTGGTGGGAACGAACACTCCTGGGCATACCGCTGACTTTTAAAAGTCCCTTGTTCCAGGTATAGGAGACCCAAGGCATCTTGAAGCCCACCTATAAGAACACAGTCTTCCAGCATATATTTGCTTTTTCAGAAACTCTAGCattctttttaaatactgaagcAATCCTTAATGAAAAAGAGATTTCATGAAACAAATTAGGTATTTCAATAGTTGATCTATTTTTGGTGTCCAAAATTTACTGATACAGAGGCTTGACAAGCATGTCTTCACCTTCCCACTGCATAAACACGTGGACACACACCCAAGCCACAGGAAATCCCAAGAgagcagataatttttaaaagatttatcatGAGGACTGCATTTCCATTCACTCAAACTTATGAGACAGGAAATAGGGGCCAACAGTAAATAGGAGCGGCCTCCTGACCCCAGCAGAGGACTTTCGTACCTAGGCGAGGACTTCTTGAACTTCTACCAATCTCCGTTTGATTTTCTTCacctttatttcatcttcataagaaagagaaaggctCAAAAGGAAGCACTTTTAGAGAGCTTCTCTGACCTAGAAGAATCCATCTAaattcctgccttcctctctgaACCAGCAGTTCCTGTCTCTGACAGGGGCCATCCTCTATCTTCCATCCAGTGGTTCTTTTTTGGAAGGCTCTGATGCAGAGTGCTTCAAATATGTCCACAGAGACacacagcacccagccctgggCCCTCCCTCAAAGGACGGCCTCGTGGTGTCGATCACTTGTAGGCTCAGAGACGTTCTGCTGTGGGTGCAGGGAGCCCACCCCGCCATGCAGCCCTGACTGGATGCACCCCTTCTTGGTGTTGGGTCGGCGGGGCGGTGGTGGGGGGGTTGCTGCACTGCTCGCTTATTGAATTTTGCTACTTAGAATGACAGCATTtactttgtgttttaatttttgtttaaacaaattttttttttttagtttccaaaGCTCAGCAgtatatgagagaaaaaaaactggGAAATTTACCTGGTTTCGGTTAACTTTTGCATTTCTTGCCTGATTAAAGCCAGTGCTTGGAGCCAAGCCTTCACGCCATGAACACACCCCACAGCCTTGCCCCTTGCTCTCCTGCTCACACTG contains:
- the LDLRAD4 gene encoding low-density lipoprotein receptor class A domain-containing protein 4 isoform X4, with product MPEAGFQATNAFTAELEFAQIIIIVVVVTVMVVVIVCLLNHYKVSTRSFINRPSQSRRREDGLPQEGCLWPSDSPVPRPGASEIMHAPRSRDRFTAPSFIQRDRFSRFQPTYPYVQHEIDLPPTISLSDGEEPPPYQGPCTLQLRDPEQQMELNRESVRAPPNRTIFDSDLIDIAMYSGGPCPPSSNSGISASTCSSNGRMEGPPPTYSEVMGHHPGASFLHHQRSNAHRGSRLQFQQNNAESTIVPIKGKDRKPGNLV
- the LDLRAD4 gene encoding low-density lipoprotein receptor class A domain-containing protein 4 isoform X1; its protein translation is MPEAGFQATNAFTECKFTCTSGKCLYLGSLVCNQQNDCGDNSDEENCLLVTEHPPPGIFNSELEFAQIIIIVVVVTVMVVVIVCLLNHYKVSTRSFINRPSQSRRREDGLPQEGCLWPSDSPVPRPGASEIMHAPRSRDRFTAPSFIQRDRFSRFQPTYPYVQHEIDLPPTISLSDGEEPPPYQGPCTLQLRDPEQQMELNRESVRAPPNRTIFDSDLIDIAMYSGGPCPPSSNSGISASTCSSNGRMEGPPPTYSEVMGHHPGASFLHHQRSNAHRGSRLQFQQNNAESTIVPIKGKDRKPGNLV
- the LDLRAD4 gene encoding low-density lipoprotein receptor class A domain-containing protein 4 isoform X6; its protein translation is MVVVIVCLLNHYKVSTRSFINRPSQSRRREDGLPQEGCLWPSDSPVPRPGASEIMHAPRSRDRFTAPSFIQRDRFSRFQPTYPYVQHEIDLPPTISLSDGEEPPPYQGPCTLQLRDPEQQMELNRESVRAPPNRTIFDSDLIDIAMYSGGPCPPSSNSGISASTCSSNGRMEGPPPTYSEVMGHHPGASFLHHQRSNAHRGSRLQFQQNNAESTIVPIKGKDRKPGNLV
- the LDLRAD4 gene encoding low-density lipoprotein receptor class A domain-containing protein 4 isoform X3, producing the protein MSSDHLNNSTLKEAQFKDLFFKKAELEFAQIIIIVVVVTVMVVVIVCLLNHYKVSTRSFINRPSQSRRREDGLPQEGCLWPSDSPVPRPGASEIMHAPRSRDRFTAPSFIQRDRFSRFQPTYPYVQHEIDLPPTISLSDGEEPPPYQGPCTLQLRDPEQQMELNRESVRAPPNRTIFDSDLIDIAMYSGGPCPPSSNSGISASTCSSNGRMEGPPPTYSEVMGHHPGASFLHHQRSNAHRGSRLQFQQNNAESTIVPIKGKDRKPGNLV
- the LDLRAD4 gene encoding low-density lipoprotein receptor class A domain-containing protein 4 isoform X2 — encoded protein: MPEAGFQATNAFTECKFTCTSGKCLYLGSLVCNQQNDCGDNSDEENCLLVTEHPPPGIFNSELEFAQIIIIVVVVTVMVVVIVCLLNHYKVSTRSFINRPSQSRRREDGLPQIMHAPRSRDRFTAPSFIQRDRFSRFQPTYPYVQHEIDLPPTISLSDGEEPPPYQGPCTLQLRDPEQQMELNRESVRAPPNRTIFDSDLIDIAMYSGGPCPPSSNSGISASTCSSNGRMEGPPPTYSEVMGHHPGASFLHHQRSNAHRGSRLQFQQNNAESTIVPIKGKDRKPGNLV
- the LDLRAD4 gene encoding low-density lipoprotein receptor class A domain-containing protein 4 isoform X5 codes for the protein MSSDHLNNSTLKEAQFKDLFFKKAELEFAQIIIIVVVVTVMVVVIVCLLNHYKVSTRSFINRPSQSRRREDGLPQIMHAPRSRDRFTAPSFIQRDRFSRFQPTYPYVQHEIDLPPTISLSDGEEPPPYQGPCTLQLRDPEQQMELNRESVRAPPNRTIFDSDLIDIAMYSGGPCPPSSNSGISASTCSSNGRMEGPPPTYSEVMGHHPGASFLHHQRSNAHRGSRLQFQQNNAESTIVPIKGKDRKPGNLV